The Diceros bicornis minor isolate mBicDic1 chromosome 14, mDicBic1.mat.cur, whole genome shotgun sequence genome segment GCGTCCGGCGGGTGTCTCTGGCTGAGGACGAACAACAGACAGCCCAGCACAGCCTCTCGCATGTCCTGGGAGCCCAGGCGGCGAGCCAGGCGGCGCAGCAGGGGCAGGAGGTGCTGGCGGGCCAGGCGGGCCGCGGGCAGCAGCAGGCAGGACAGCAGTGTTCGCAGCAGCAGCGGGAGCAGCGGAGCGGGCATGGCTGGGCCGTGGCTGCGAAGGCAATCCAGACTCTAGGCTTGCCTTTCCACCCCCTCCTCACCTGGCAAAGACGGGGGGTGGGCAGGATTTCCCTCCCTTTAGTTTACACCCTCATGCTCCCCAGATCTTAATTTGCGGGTCGGTTTTAGTTTCCCGCAGCCCTTTCTCTTGGCAAGGTAGCTGGGGAAGGGGGGTTCTCACCATAGCTAAGGAGACACAGAGCCAAAGCAACAGTAAAGCTTGCCATCCCCAGCCTCCAGGGCCTCCTACGGTTCTCTGGACCCTCCCCTCCCCTAGTTACCCTCCTCATGCACACCCTCAGTCACCTGGCATTCCTCAACCCTTCTCCCCCATCCAGCAGGAGTTCTTCCCCAGGCGATTCTAAGTTTGTTTTTTGAGGGCCCTTGATCCGACACTCCCTACCCTCCCAGTCCCCCACCCGCACCGGTCCATCCATCCATGGCAGCAGCTCTCACCGGTCAGAACTGCTGCTCAGAATCAATCTCTGGCTGAATTTGCCTGTGGGGGCACAGCCTCCCTGGACACTACACAGCTCAGCCCCACCCAGGACAGCTC includes the following:
- the MYMX gene encoding protein myomixer, giving the protein MPAPLLPLLLRTLLSCLLLPAARLARQHLLPLLRRLARRLGSQDMREAVLGCLLFVLSQRHPPDAGEASRVARQERRERLAHQK